In the genome of Populus trichocarpa isolate Nisqually-1 chromosome 6, P.trichocarpa_v4.1, whole genome shotgun sequence, one region contains:
- the LOC7479492 gene encoding calcium-dependent protein kinase 20, whose translation MGNTCVGPNLGNNGFFNTVTAAIWRSRPPEDRLHLPKGEDSSKNNGDSEAGPVGGSKKSEGSKKGSNDHPPILVQNTPPEPVKMPNEAPPPKVIEHEKSIKQEMREVGIGQPGEEQKGKKPTHVKRVSSVALQMESVLGRKTGNLKDIYSLGRKLGQGQFGTTFLCIEKATGKEFACKSIAKRKLTTQEDVDDVRREIQIMHHLEGHPNVIKIVDAYEDAVAVHVVMELCSGGELFDRIVRRGHYTEKQAAELARLIVGVVEACHSLGVMHRDLKPENFLFVSQEEESPLKTIDFGLSVFFRPGETFTDIVGSPYYVAPEVLRKLYGPKCDVWSAGVIIYILLSGVPPFWDETEQGIFEQVLKGELDFESEPWPNISESAKDLVRKMLVRDPKRRLTAHEVLCHPWVQMEGVAPDRPLDSAVLSRLMQFSAMNRLKKIVIRVIAESLSEEEIAGLKEMFKMIDADNSGHITLEELKTGLEKVGANTKDSEIAGLMQAADVDNSGTIDYGEFVAAMLHLNKIEKEDHLYAAFSYFDQDGSGYITKDELQQACEKFGLGDVQLDEIIREVDQDDDGRIDYSEFVAMMQDTGFGQTRSQIT comes from the exons atggggaaTACATGTGTAGGACCAAATCTAGGCAATAATGGATTCTTCAATACTGTTACTGCTGCTATTTGGCGTTCCCGGCCACCAGAGGACCGGTTGCACCTTCCTAAAGGAGAAGATAGTAGCAAGAATAATGGTGATTCAGAAGCGGGTCCGGTTGGTGGATCAAAAAAATCTGAGGGTTCTAAAAAAGGATCAAATGATCATCCACCAATACTGGTCCAGAACACCCCGCCTGAACCAGTTAAAATGCCCAATGAAGCACCACCACCTAAAGTCATTGAGCATGAAAAGTCCATTAAGCAGGAAATGAGAGAAGTGGGAATTGGTCAGCCAGGGGAGGAGCAGAAGGGGAAGAAACCTACTCATGTTAAGAGGGTTTCGAGTGTAGCGCTTCAAATGGAATCTGTGTTAGGGAGGAAAACTGGGAATTTGAAGGATATTTATAGTTTAGGGAGGAAGCTTGGACAAGGGCAATTTGGAACAACGTTTCTTTGCATTGAGAAGGCGACTGGGAAGGAGTTTGCTTGCAAATCCATTGCGAAGAGGAAGTTGACGACGCAGGAGGATGTGGATGATGTTAGGAGGGAGATTCAGATAATGCATCATTTGGAGGGTCATCCTAATGTGATAAAAATTGTGGATGCTTATGAGGATGCTGTTGCAGTTCATGTCGTTATGGAACTTTGTTCTGGCGGGGAGCTTTTTGACAGAATTGTTCGGAGGGGGCATTATACGGAAAAACAGGCAGCTGAGCTTGCGAGGTTAATTGTTGGTGTTGTGGAAGCATGCCATTCTTTGGGTGTTATGCACCGGGATTTGAAGCCTGAGAATTTTCTGTTTGTCAGTCAGGAAGAGGAGTCGCCGCTTAAAACGATAGACTTTGGTCTCTCAGTGTTCTTCAGGCCAG GTGAAACTTTCACTGACATAGTTGGCAGCCCCTACTATGTAGCTCCAGAAGTGTTGCGGAAGCTATATGGTCCAAAATGTGATGTTTGGAGTGCTGGGGTgatcatttatattttgttaagtGGGGTTCCCCCATTCTGGGATG AAACGGAACAAGGAATATTTGAGCAGGTTTTAAAAGGGGAACTAGACTTTGAATCAGAACCTTGGCCTAATATCTCTGAAAGTGCAAAAGATCTTGTTCGGAAAATGCTAGTAAGGGACCCTAAAAGACGGCTGACAGCCCATGAAGTTCTCT GCCATCCTTGGGTGCAGATGGAAGGTGTTGCACCTGATAGACCTCTTGACTCAGCTGTTCTAAGTCGGTTGATGCAATTCTCAGCCATGAATAGGCTCAAGAAAATTGTCATCCGA GTCATTGCTGAAAGCCTCTCTGAAGAGGAAATTGCAGGTCTGAAAGAAATGTTCAAGATGATAGATGCAGACAATAGTGGACATATCACTCTTGAGGAACTGAAGACTGGTTTGGAGAAAGTGGGTGCTAATACCAAGGATTCTGAAATTGCTGGGCTAATGCAAGCT GCTGATGTTGATAACAGTGGTACCATAGACTATGGCGAGTTCGTAGCAGCCATGCTCCATCTAAACAAGATTGAGAAGGAGGATCATCTATATGCAGCCTTCTCATACTTTGACCAAGATGGGAGTGGGTACATCACTAAAGATGAGCTCCAACAGGCCTGTGAGAAGTTTGGTTTAGGAGATGTTCAGTTAGATGAAATTATACGTGAAGTTGACCAAGATGAT GATGGACGCATCGATTACAGTGAATTTGTGGCTATGATGCAAGACACTGGTTTTGGCCAAACCAGATCACAAATAACTTAG